Proteins from one Cicer arietinum cultivar CDC Frontier isolate Library 1 chromosome 3, Cicar.CDCFrontier_v2.0, whole genome shotgun sequence genomic window:
- the LOC101503379 gene encoding probable RNA-binding protein ARP1 isoform X2, with product MTIMGGSNKVGEFGDTTLTKVFVGGLAWETPKDTLREHFQKYGHILEAVIISDKLTGRSKGYGFVTFKEAEAAKKACEEPTVMINGRRANCNLASLGARRPIIRTSSPQEYSVTKNRSNSSSNHQQQPQWYYPTPTPPSTFHHHFPFYGYTPPTYIATDMNYNYNYNYNQVRYVYPRQMPVIYHHHQYPIYHTTTEAMGVPAPQFFPAPSIIPTTGPVGTGECFKRVV from the exons GGGAGGTTTGGCCTGGGAGACTCCCAAAGACACACTTAGAGAACACTTCCAGAAGTACGGCCACATACTTGAAGCTGTCATCATCTCCGATAAGCTTACGGGGAGATCCAAAGGCTACGGCTTT GTAACATTCAAGGAAGCAGAGGCGGCTAAGAAGGCTTGCGAAGAACCAACGGTGATGATCAATGGTCGACGAGCAAACTGCAATCTGGCATCACTCGGTGCTCGCCGACCAATTATTAGGACGTCTTCTCCTCAAGAATATTCAGTAACAAAGAACCGCAGCAACAGCAGCAGCAACCACCAGCAGCAGCCTCAGTGGTATTATCCCACACCCACACCTCCTTCCACATTCCATCATCACTTTCCTTTCTACGG GTACACGCCCCCCACATACATTGCAACAGATAtgaattacaattacaattacaattacaatcag GTGAGGTATGTGTATCCAAGGCAGATGCCGGtgatataccaccaccaccagtACCCTATCTACCACACAACCACGGAGGCTATGGGTGTCCCTGCACCTCAATTCTTCCCCGCTCCATCCATCATTCCTACTACAG GTCCAGTTGGCACAGGTGAATGCTTCAAAAGGGTGGTGTGA
- the LOC101503379 gene encoding probable RNA-binding protein ARP1 isoform X1, protein MTIMGGSNKVGEFGDTTLTKVFVGGLAWETPKDTLREHFQKYGHILEAVIISDKLTGRSKGYGFVTFKEAEAAKKACEEPTVMINGRRANCNLASLGARRPIIRTSSPQEYSVTKNRSNSSSNHQQQPQWYYPTPTPPSTFHHHFPFYGYTPPTYIATDMNYNYNYNYNQKVRYVYPRQMPVIYHHHQYPIYHTTTEAMGVPAPQFFPAPSIIPTTGPVGTGECFKRVV, encoded by the exons GGGAGGTTTGGCCTGGGAGACTCCCAAAGACACACTTAGAGAACACTTCCAGAAGTACGGCCACATACTTGAAGCTGTCATCATCTCCGATAAGCTTACGGGGAGATCCAAAGGCTACGGCTTT GTAACATTCAAGGAAGCAGAGGCGGCTAAGAAGGCTTGCGAAGAACCAACGGTGATGATCAATGGTCGACGAGCAAACTGCAATCTGGCATCACTCGGTGCTCGCCGACCAATTATTAGGACGTCTTCTCCTCAAGAATATTCAGTAACAAAGAACCGCAGCAACAGCAGCAGCAACCACCAGCAGCAGCCTCAGTGGTATTATCCCACACCCACACCTCCTTCCACATTCCATCATCACTTTCCTTTCTACGG GTACACGCCCCCCACATACATTGCAACAGATAtgaattacaattacaattacaattacaatcag AAGGTGAGGTATGTGTATCCAAGGCAGATGCCGGtgatataccaccaccaccagtACCCTATCTACCACACAACCACGGAGGCTATGGGTGTCCCTGCACCTCAATTCTTCCCCGCTCCATCCATCATTCCTACTACAG GTCCAGTTGGCACAGGTGAATGCTTCAAAAGGGTGGTGTGA